Within Ipomoea triloba cultivar NCNSP0323 chromosome 9, ASM357664v1, the genomic segment TTTATACATACACATGCACCAATGCAAGCATAtccttataaaatatatgactAGATATTAAtgagatatataattatatattagcaTAACAAGATCCATAACGTACAATTGGATGGGTTGTCTAAAGTAGATCCTAGATTATTATACTTCCTAAGAATTATATTTAAACATGATACCTTGCAATAAGCcttgaatattatataattaatcagCTCTTTTTTCtaatgtaaattaaattaattagtcatTATTATAAGATTTATTTTCCTTGAGTTGAGGAAAATGAGCTAAGCTTAGCTGTGTGTCATATCCTAAAGAAAactatatttttcctttttaaaattacCATCTTATGTTTAATTTTGACGTGCTAGTATCTTTgaattttaacttcttttttcaTGAGTTACTGACTTACTGTCAACCCCACTTTGTAAAAATAATCTACATAATAACTaagcaaatataaaataaaattctaatacAATAATGAAGTGAAAATTAGAAAGTAATTTTATGATAGGAATATAGTActttataaacaatttaaattatataaatttattctaaaattatttaaatgttgTATAGAATTAATCATTATCAATTAAACCTATTTAATGTTATAGTAGGACCAATGAAATAGATATTTTGTGCAATAATTGAATTTGAATaatcttttatataatttcacacatatatataaaaaaaaagtataatatctattaaaaattttaataattaaactcaatttagatataaataaattagaaacAATTAAACTCAAATCatatatcaataaattaatttattaatgtcttagttttaaacaattaattcattagtaCTCTGTCTTTAATTTTGAAAGATTATGCCACATTAATTCATTAACATTGCCCCTAAGTGAAGTCTGAAACCAGCTTAAGTTGTCGATAATGGTAGCTAGAATACCAACTTGATAGGATTACCTATGGTAGGCAAACTTTGCTTTCAATCAAATTGccatcaataaattaaatatcttaCAAGATGTTATATATGATGGTCAAAAACACACTTTTGTACATgcttaaaatattttagatttAACTTTAATGACTTTCAATTCTGCAAAAGAAGAATATGTTTTTCAAAGTTATGGTACACCACTGAATTAATTAGTCTCTAATAAATTAAGTGTTTGAACATGGTATACATGCTAtttagcatataatataattttaaggaGAAAGAGAATTAATTCTCAACATACTTTTGCTATTtgactatttatatatattttaaaaatcttaattatgATAGTGATATCGTATGTGACAATACCATTGATTAAGTGTTACGTATCAACTAGAAAGTCATCATTAACTTAATAAAATGAtgacaaattaaattacataacaCTCCATAGTTGTGTGTTAACAAGAGTTTGGAATTGAATGTGACCTTCTACTATACTTAAGAGGAGAAGAGTTTATGGATGATTAGATTAAGACTTAAGAGATATTTAGGGCAAAAGAGAGATAATTACAAGAGTGAAAGTggctaaaaataaaaagaaaaagaaaaagaaaatacaaagtACAGGTCAACAGAGTTGAAGACTGAAAGACTCAAAACTACCATCCAAGACTAAGAATTGTAATAAGTGCATGAACCAATTTCTCTATATATATCATAACCTCACAACACTTTCTTCCCATCCCATTCTTCTCTCTTTACTCATCATCCTGggaataaaaaagaattaaagaaaaaaaagaaagaaaaaaatgccTTCGTCTTCGATTGTTGTGATCTCCAAATGCACAGTCTACCCAGAATACAAATCCTCCAACTCCAAATCCTTAAAGCTCTCAGTTTCGGATCTTCCCATGTTGTCTTGCCAGTACATCCAGAAGGGTGTGTTGTTGTCCCAACCGCCGCTCGACTCCGCCGCCTTAATCTCTCTCCTcaagctctctctctctaaggCGCTGGCCCATTTCCCGGCCCTCGCCGGCCGTCTCCACACCGACGCCAAAGGCCACGTTTATATCCTCTCCAACGATGAAGGCATCGACTTTGTGCACGCCAAAGCTCCCCATCTCTCCGCCGCCGCGCTTCTCCCTTCCCACGCCGACATTCCGCCGCAATTTCGGAGCTTTTTCCAGTACGACAATACCCTGAGCTACGCCGGGCATTCGAAGCCGTTGATGGCGATACAGGTGACGGAGCTGAACGACGCCGTTTTTGTGGGGTGTACGATGAATCATGCGGTCGTGGATGGGACTTCGTTTTGGAATTTCTTTAATACTTACGCGGAAATTTGCAAGGGGGAGGCGAAGAAGATTACTAGAGTGCCGGATTTTGGGCGGGACACCGTGTTTAATTCTCCGGCGGTTCTTAAGTTCCCCGCCGGCGGGCCGGCGGCAACTTTCTCAGGCGATGAGCCCATTCGCGAGAAGATATTTCATTTCACCAGGGAAGCGATATTGAAGATGAAATTCAGGGCTAATAACGGGAAACTCTGCAACGGTGaaaacggaaaacttaacgggaAGATAACGCCCGTTAATCACGAGCCGGGTTTGCAAAAcggcgcggcggcggcggctaaGGCTTCCGAAATTTCCTCGTTCCAGTCCCTGAGCGCTCAGCTCTGGAGATCCGTAACCCGCGCCAGGAAACTGGAATCCAGCAAAACGACGACGTTCCGGATGGCCATAAACTGCAGGCACCGGCTCGAGCCGCGGCTCAAGCCGCTGTACTTCGGGAACGCGATCCAAAGCATCCCAACCGTCGCTACAGCTGGCGAGCTGTTATCTCACGACTTGAGCTGGGCCGCCGACAAGCTCCACCGCAATGTGGTGGCCCACGATGACGCCACCGTTCGCCGGGGAATCCAAGATTGGGAAAACAACCCACGATTATTCCCCCTCGGAAACTTCGACGGCGCAATGATCACCATGGGAAGCTCCCCGAGATTCCCAATGTACGATAATGATTTCGGGTGGGGCCGACCACTGGCGGTGCGAAGTGGAATGGCCAATAAATTCGACGGCAAGATCTCCGCCTTCCCCGGCCGTGAAGGCAACGGAAGCGTAGATCTTGAGGTGGTTTTGGCGCCGGAAACTATGGCCGGACTGGAGAACGACATGGAGTACATGCAATATGTTTGTTGAAGACAACAACAATCCAATTCCATCTATCACTTcaacatttattatatttttctttaaatgtaCCTTAAGGCTGATTGTTCTCTCGACAAAACTCCTATGTAATAATGTACGTTGCATCTAATATTTACGTCCATTTGAAGTCGTGTTCTATATGCATCTAAATGTCagattatatcaaataataatatttagaaatacattatattaattttcctTTACATGTTctaaaaattgtacttttaaaCAGACATACATATACTACTATACTAGTCTTTGTTTTGTCAGTGTAACATATTTTGTGACGAGACATACCACCTCTTGATAAGATGCTAGACCCATATTCCACATACATTCATTGAGGgccacaaatatatatatacatatttaactTAGCTTTGTCATATTTATAAACCTTACTTTAcccttttttctttattttcaagtACCCTCAACTGCTGATCTTTCTAAATaaagggtaacacttgtgtctCATGTGtcttaatccgtgagacggaTCATATATTTGATTAACGGGTCACATCATTGATTAATATGACGGATTTCTAACATCATTAATCAAAAAATccgacccgtgagacggtctcacacaagtttttgccataaatGAATGGGTTAGATCAATCATCACTTTTTACAGTATATTTTGTACCCCAACCCTCCCCTTTTGATGGGATGAGTGAAAGTTAAAGAATTGTTGGGGGTTGTTTGGATGTGATCTTTGAAGGGGAAGATGATGACATGCATCAGCTGCAGTGCTGAAATTGAATGGCATTAGATTGAAGATGGTGATGATTCTTGTTAATCCAACACTGTTTTAGCGTGCCACTATGAGAGGCTGTGATAGAATCTGTAAAGGATAAGAACTTTCTGTGCATGATTCATTATTTCAATGAGTGAGTTTTTTGTCCGGAATACGTCCCACATTGACTATTGATGGGGGATTTGAATTAATGTATAAGAGGTAGGTCAACTTTTAACGAACTAAGTTTTGTGGACGTGTAGTCTTAAGGTGAGACGATGTGTCCCACACTAGCCTATTAAACAGTTTCAATTTGGCCTCTATGTATTCGAGAAGATGTTGAGTTTACATCTCAATATTTTTCACGTGATTACAAGTTTTCTCTTTACTTCAAGAGTGGTTTCTGAGGATTAGATTTTAGTGGCTTGAAATGCAGGCAACCTAACCACAACCTGATATATGTGTACCAAATAGGAGAAGGGACAGGCTACAGTTGCAATAGTAAAAGCATCAAGTGCCATGTTTCAATCTACAGAAGTGCAAATTTCCCAGGTTTCAATCTATAGAAGTGCAAATTTCATAGCTTTCAATCTTTAAGACACTCAGCTAAGGGGCTTTTAACTACATGTACATCAATTTGAGAGTTTGAATGGAAAAGGGGCACAACAGACCCCGAATTTTTCATGTCGAAATTCTACAACCATGGCACAGGAGGACTAGATTTTGAGGTTAAGGATGGTAATAATGCAGACATCTTAGAGAAGAATAAGGTTTCACGAAAATGGCTTTCCATCCACGAAATGCTTCACCTGTTTTCGACATCTGGTGTCTGGAACATACGCTTAAATAACCACTGGAATGGCCCCGGGGACTGGGATCTCTCCTTCCTCCAAAACAAAATGGCAGCATTGTACTGCTCGTTGCGAATCTTTTTGGTCGCTGCTTTCCAGTCATATTTCTCCACTTCATCGCGTGCAGCTTTGCCAATAGTCTCTCTCAGCTCAGGGTCCCATAGAAGAGGCTTCAGTTTCCTCAAACAGTCATCGAGATCACCGGGATTGAACAGATAGCCAATCTTGCCCTGTTGATCGTCTGAAATAATTTCCGGGATTCCTCCAGCCCGGGCAGCCACCACAGGAAGTCCAGACGACATGGCCTCTAGCACTACTTGCCCGAGCGTCTCAGATTCCGAGGGCATGACAAAAACATCTCCGCTGGCATAAGCCTGAGAAAGCTCCTCCCCTTGTAACATACCCGTGAACACAGCAGGCATGCCAGAGAACATTTTCTCGAGTTCCCCTCTACAACAATGAAATTACAGAATAATTAGCAAATGCATATCACGCAAGAATTCACTGCAGCACGTTTTCGTGTGCCCAAAAATTGACCATAGCAACTTCGTTAAGACCATTTAGCAAAAACACAAAATGGCTGTTTGCTGGATATTCAATGATCATAGTCCAATAAAATGAATGCCACTTTAAAATCTCTACTCAGAAGTTGAGAATAACATCCAGCTCCAGATATATTATAAGAAACATCATTCTAGATCATATGAATATGAAGAAATGAAGTTTTGAATGCACCACTTTAGCCTCTGATGTCTGAAATTTGGCTTTTTGTATTAATCGGGAAAAACATAAAGCAGCTTTCATGTGCCTTTGCAACTCACCTGTAAGGCCCATCTCCTATAAAGGCTATTCTAGCTTCGGGAATTTTATCCATGACCCTGTTTCATACATGAATTCAAAATGTCAGATGCAATGCTTCTCCAAAAAATTTAGCAAAATGCATGCAAGAAATGAATTTTGTTGAACAAGATGAAAagagaacaaaaagaaaagggatGAACGCATTCCTAACAAATAAATGTAAACGTTTACACTTGTGGAAGACCCAGAGAGATAAAACATGTACCCCATCTATCCTCATTGGTTCGTTTATGGTGATAAGAAGGGTGAGTCAGCAAATTAatctaaagaagaaaaaattaccCCATATGCAAACATtcagaaaagaaaatttaagcTTTGACATGCCTCTCCTACTTTTTTTGCTTTCTTgtgcatatataaatatttgtgtgtatatataaattaattttaaaaaaataattactccataacaaaacactaaaaaaaattaaaattgatgctTTGGCATGTCTCTACTTTGTTTTGCTTCCATAGAATTATTTTCGTTAAGTGTTTCTGCAAGCTTTGCAAAAGGGCAACATTGAAGAAAAGTTTCAATGTTTCGAAACCGAAAATAAGCAGagctacacacacacacacacatttggGAGTTGAGGAAGAACAGAGTATCGTGTTTTCTAACTTCTTAAGCAAACATGTAACTTATTCCACAATACTGTGCATGTTTCTACACCATGGCTTGCATGTCTTTACACGTGGTATGCATCTTGGCAGGGCTCAAAGACAAGCAGATGCCAATGCCATCCACAAATGTTGGCATCATAATTAAGGTTGGCAAATTTTCATTGCCAAAACATGCAAGCAATATTGTTTTCACACTAAATAGAACAGAAGcaactttattatattatattttgttctcATAAGTAAATAGAATGGCAGTACCTCTTAAGGAAATCTAAACTCTTCTCAACTCCAAGTCGCCCAACATGGACTATCAGTGGCTTGTCAGGCTCCCCATTACTTTTTGAGCATGGGTAAAAAAAACGGAAATGAAAATGATTCCAGTATAGTACTATtgtaggaaaaaagaaaaagttcaaaaCGCATTAGAAAACAGCCAAAGACACTACCTTAGTCTTAAACGCATTTCCTCTGAGTAATATTGAGGATGAAAGCTCTGGGAATCAACGCCCTTATTCCAGAGACGGATTTTGTCAGCTGAAAAGAAGCATAGACAGAGATGTTAATGGAAGAGCGTAACCACGAAGTTCATGGTAGCTAATGGACTTCAACAACCACAATGTATACGTAAGAAGTAGACAATCAACAATAGCGATTCTAACAAggatagaaaaaaattaaaggggTTATGATCCTTTTAGGCGGAGTTCAGTTATAGAGACTAATAAGCTCCATGTAATTTATTAGTTCTCACTTTCTGTTACTTTGTACTCTTCCAGATCTTTTGCAATTGCAGCAGATGGGACGAGTGTAAGATCAGCTGCTCTATGAAGAAATTCTGGAGgacaataaatatttaattagcgTTCATTACTAAGGAAAAGGTATGATATCAATAAAGAACGATCATAGGAAAGCATCTGATCTCATACTTATAATTAACCACATAGGTTGGACCAGCCAACTATAAGTATATCTTGGAATATATCTGCAAAAAAaatgggaggaaaaaaaaaaaagactaatcaATTTAAGCCCTTAATTTGATATGTTTTACAAAAAAAACTGAAGAGAGGTAACATCTATATTATTCGAAATGGTAAGacattaacattattataatcAATAATCACATACGAAGTGAAAGCTATTAAAGTTTCTTAAAATATCACGAGAATACTGAAAGGGTTTAACATACACTGGAACGTGGGTATGGTAAGACATAACTATGGGCACAGACAAGAGTTTTGCAATGCAGAGAGCACCAAAAACCTTCAAGAGAATAGAACTGTCAATAATACAAAAATGGATGACATGTTTCCCCTTAAGCTCTTAAAAGATAACCCCAAATCACCACGTAAGAAAGCGGCCATGAGCAAGTGAAAACTAACCATTATACCAGGCGATGACGCGTGTACTATATCAGGCTTGAATTGTGCGACTTCTGAGATTATTCTAGGGCTAAGAGCCAGAGAAAGGGGGACCTTACGGTACCAGGGGCAGGGAAAgctaaaaatgaaatgaaaatccATTAGACAAGCCCAATACTCTAAATACCATTGGATGAAAGAAATTCATAAATAAACTGAAGAAGAAGTATGATAACATGGAGTAATCATACAGTTCTTCCCCAACACTGCAATAGAAGGttacaaaataaacaaaactatATAAATTTAGTAAAGAAAAGCGTACGAATAAATCAGTTACAACCTGTGTGACCCTATCAATTTCGCTCCATAAAATTCTTCTGGCACCCCTTCATGTGTTGTCACAACCATTACCTGCACCAAGCATTCAACGAGCCTATTCAGTGCTAAGGTCCTTCTAGTCCAGTGGTATCAACTGGACATGCTTTATGCAGGAGGTTCAGCCCCTCTCAACCATCAAAAGTATATAAAgataaattttaagaaaatccCATTGAGCAGTTGTATAATTAATCTAGTTCGAA encodes:
- the LOC116030033 gene encoding uncharacterized acetyltransferase At3g50280, with protein sequence MPSSSIVVISKCTVYPEYKSSNSKSLKLSVSDLPMLSCQYIQKGVLLSQPPLDSAALISLLKLSLSKALAHFPALAGRLHTDAKGHVYILSNDEGIDFVHAKAPHLSAAALLPSHADIPPQFRSFFQYDNTLSYAGHSKPLMAIQVTELNDAVFVGCTMNHAVVDGTSFWNFFNTYAEICKGEAKKITRVPDFGRDTVFNSPAVLKFPAGGPAATFSGDEPIREKIFHFTREAILKMKFRANNGKLCNGENGKLNGKITPVNHEPGLQNGAAAAAKASEISSFQSLSAQLWRSVTRARKLESSKTTTFRMAINCRHRLEPRLKPLYFGNAIQSIPTVATAGELLSHDLSWAADKLHRNVVAHDDATVRRGIQDWENNPRLFPLGNFDGAMITMGSSPRFPMYDNDFGWGRPLAVRSGMANKFDGKISAFPGREGNGSVDLEVVLAPETMAGLENDMEYMQYVC
- the LOC116030183 gene encoding sulfoquinovosyl transferase SQD2-like, with amino-acid sequence MTITEYREEENGSHPLLLESDMTSRPRRIALFVEPSPFAYISGYKNRFQNFIKYLREMGDEVMVVTTHEGVPEEFYGAKLIGSHSFPCPWYRKVPLSLALSPRIISEVAQFKPDIVHASSPGIMVFGALCIAKLLSVPIVMSYHTHVPVYIPRYTYSWLVQPMWLIIKFLHRAADLTLVPSAAIAKDLEEYKVTETDKIRLWNKGVDSQSFHPQYYSEEMRLRLSNGEPDKPLIVHVGRLGVEKSLDFLKRVMDKIPEARIAFIGDGPYRGELEKMFSGMPAVFTGMLQGEELSQAYASGDVFVMPSESETLGQVVLEAMSSGLPVVAARAGGIPEIISDDQQGKIGYLFNPGDLDDCLRKLKPLLWDPELRETIGKAARDEVEKYDWKAATKKIRNEQYNAAILFWRKERSQSPGPFQWLFKRMFQTPDVENR